One Thermoanaerobacter kivui genomic window, GGATTGCCAATTCTCCAGACTGTTCCATTAATAGGTGAGCCTATCTCATTGGGTTTAGTGGCCCTTCTGATTTCTGTTTTCCTAGCTCTTGGGGTTTCCACGTTGAAAACCTTGGTCTTGTTGTTTACCTTCAAAACTACATGGATTACGCCATCTGTCTCATTGCCAATGGATACAAGCTCAATAGTGTAGGGTTTGTCATCAAGCTCAAAATCCACCTTATCACCTGGTTTTTTTAAACCTTCTCTCCATACCTTAGTTGGAAGAACTAAAGGTGCATCTCCGTATTTTTCACGAAATTTAATAAAATCTATGGCATCCTTGGGGTGCATGAGATAAAGGATGAATTCTTCTTCAGTGGCAGGTCTTCCAAGTTCTTCGTCTAATTGTTTTCTCAAGGTGGATAAATCTTCATCAGGAATGCTCTCAAGAGGTGAGGTTTCTTTTCTTTCTTTTATTTTCTCCTGCCATTCATCTCCAAAGGTACTCTGATAAACCCAGTCTGCTGGCCAGCCCACAGGAAGCATTCCATAATGCCCTAAAATGAGATTTTTGAAATCACCAGGTGCGCCTCTAAAAAGGGTAAGAAGCTCTGCCTGCTCTTCAGGCTCCATGGCATTAAAATTCTGATTCTTTTCTTCCACAAATTTTCTTAAAAGCCCTATCACATGCTTAATTCCTGCTTCTCCCTTTTCTTTGGCATATTTGTTAACAATGCCACTGCATGTAACCCAGGTAATCTGGGAACCAGGAGTTACATCAAAATATTTCACAATCTGGTTGTAAAGGGACATGACTTCAAGGATATAGGGCATCAAAAAAAGGAAACCTCCCTTTTCTGCTTGTTCAAAAGAGCTTGGGAAAGCCCCACCTGGCATTTTATGCCTTGTAACCATGTGATCAAAGCCTTTAAAGGGAGACTCTGCCCATTCATAATCCCTGATCCATTCCCTTACTTTCTGAACAGCTTTCTCCGCAGAGGATCTATTTAAGTGAACAGGGATGCCTTCTTCTCTGAGCATGGCTTCCACAGCTAAAATAGGGGAATGCCCGTAAAACCTGACAATGGTATCCTCTTCCACGTCAAGGATTTTGGCACCAGCCCTGGCTGCAGCTAAAAGAACCGGTATTGCAAGCCCATCTGTAATATGTCTGTGATAGTTTATGACAAGCTCGGGATACTTCTGCTTTATGGCATCAATAAGCTCAGTGATACTTTTAACAGTCCCCACTCCTGCCATGTCTTTTATGCAGAGAATGATTTCATCAACTCCTCCACAAAGAGCCACAATTTCATCTACTACCTTTAGATAATATTGAGTATCAAACCAGGGGGCAACTGTGTAGGAGATGGCAGGCTCAAAAAGACGTTCTCTTTTCATCACTACCTCAGCCACAGTCCGCATATTCCTTACATCATTTAAAAAGGAAAAGCACCTCCAGACATCTATGTCCACTACACTTACCACATGTTCAATAATATTTTTTGGATAAGGTCTGTATCCCCATAGATTGGTTTCACGGATAAGAGTCTGCAAAAGAACATTGGGCATAAGTTTTCTTAAAATAGCAATCTCCTCAAAAGGACTCTCTCTTCTATTCATGATACCCACATGCCATCTTGCACCCCCGTGACATTCAGCAGAAAAAAGCCCCATTTCATTGTAATAGGGAGCAAGTGTTTCGAGGTCATATATTCGGAGACGATTTTTATAGTCAGACTGTCCAGCATCACGCATGCCCACAGAAACAAAACAAACCCCAGGAAGTTCTCTTACCTTCTGTACAATTTCCCTGGGACTTATCCCAGGTCTAACAAATATCCATGAATTCTGATTATTTTCAGTTTTCTGGTTATTAAATATTACCATAACACTCCTCCTTTACAGGTTACATCCAACTCTGTGGTCCAAGGGCTGAAACCATAGCAATATACTGGGCAATCTTCAAAGCCTCATCATCAGTGGTTTTTTCCTTAAACATGGAAAGAAGTTCTTCAAAATGCTCTTCAATGAATCTGGTTGAAAACTCACCTTCAATGAATTTGGGATGCCTTATAATACTCAAAAGTAAAGGTGCGTTGGTTTTAATACCCTCAACTCTCAGTCCTCTACTTAAAGCTCTATCCATAACTCTTATAGCATCATATCTATCTGTTCCTGCACTCATAACAAGCGTGATAAGTGAGTCGTAATAAGGTGGAACATCAGCTCCTTCATAAACTCCAGATGCTGCTCTGATTCCAGGTCCCTGAGGTATCTCCAAACGAGTAATGGAACCAAAAGAAGGGCTGAAAGTTCTTGGATCCTCTGCATTAACACGCACTTCCATAGCCCAACGGTTGGGATGAATATCTTCCTGAGTAAAGGGAAGCTTTTTCCCTTCAGCTATATCTATCATCAAACTTACAATATCAAGTCCAGTGATTAGCTCTGTAACACCATGTTCCACCTGCAAACGGGTATTCACTTCAAGGAAATAAAATTGCTGGGTTTTGGAGTCGAAAATAAATTCCACAGTTCCTGCAGAATAATAACCTATTTTACGCATAAGCCTTACAGCTGTAAAACAGATTTCCTGCCTCAGTGAAGGATCAAGTGTAGGAGATGGAGCTTCTTCAATAATTTTCTGATTTCTTCTCTGGATGGTGCATTCTCTTTCAAATAAATGAACCACATTTCCATATTGATCTGCAATTACTTGAACTTCTATATGACGTCCTCTTTCAATATATTTTTCAACTAAGAGAGTATCGTCACCAAAAGCCTTTTTTGCTTCAGAACGAGCTTTTTCAAGAGCAACAGATAATTCTTCTTCACTTTCCACCTTTACCATTCCCTTCCCACCACCACCTGCAGCAGCCTTAATCATAATAGGAAAAGTAATCTCTTCTTCTTTCATCCAGCGTAAAACTTCTTCCGTACTTTTCACGTTAGAAATTCCAGGAATGGTGGGAACGTTTGCTCTTTGAGCAATTTTTTTAGCTCTGGTTTTATCACCCATAAGTTCTATAACTTTAGGAGGTGGACCAATCCAAATAAGGCCTGCATCCTGCACAGCCTGAGCAAATTTAGGATTCTCTGCTAGAAAACCCCATCCAGGATGAATGGCATCTGCCCCGGTTTTAAGAGCTGCGTCAATTATTTTTTCCATGTTGAGATAAGAATCGGTTGGCGGACCTTCACCTATGTGTATAGCTTCATCTGCTAAAAATACATGATACGCCAGTCTGTCAGGAGTACTGTAAACAGCTACCGTTTTAATTTTCTTATCCCTACAGGTATTCATAACTCTTACTGCAGGAACTCCTCTATTGGCTACCAAAATCTTATTTATAAGCCTTTTCATAGTATACCTCCTTTGTTTCCTAAACAAAATTTTCATAAAGAAAAAAGAATATTTTTAAATGACCTTTTCAGAATTAAGGTAATACTGGGTGTTAGCCCAAATAATAATATTGCTAACCAAGGCTTACAACTTAAATTTATGATATCAATAAAATAAAACTGAGTCAATGATAAATTAAACAAAGCCTTTTATTGACCAATTTGAGGAAAAATAATATAATTCCAGAGGTGCTCAAATTGAAGCATTGTATGAACTTGAAAAAAGTAGGGCTTAAGGCTGAGCCATCTATTACTAAGCCATCTTTTTCTAAAAAATATTTTGTATTACGACCAGATCCACAGACCAAATCAAGAATTTTTCCACCTTGGATGGAGAATTAATAAAAAGACATGCAAAAACAATTTTTAACGATAGTTTAAAAAGAGCAATTTTTTTGGAAGGTATTTAAAATTTTTTAGTAAATGTAAACGATGGATTATTTAAAATTTACAAATAATTTAGTTGACTAAAGTAAAATATGCTGTTAAAATAACAAGTAACTTTAACTGGATTTACTTTTTTAACAGCATACAGGATAAAAAGCGATGAAGGTGAGGGGTATGCGTGGAGGCTCAAGAGAGCCGGTGGGTGGTGCAAACCGGTGCCGAGGCGCATATTAGATCGCTCTGGAGCTGTATAGCTGAACGGCATGTAGCTTATTAGGCTATACCGGGATTACCCGTTACAGGTCAAGTTGTAAAACTTGGTGAGGCTATTGCCGTGAGGTAATAGCGAAAACAGGTGGTACCGCGTGGAGAAAATCCCCGCCCTGTGGCTCAGGGCGGGGAATGATTTTTTAGGGGGTGATATGATTTGCACATTATATCTGTCCTTGTGAACAATCATCCAGGAGTCTTGTCAAGAGTAGTAGGTCTATTTTCTAGGAGAGGTTATAACATTGAAAGCCTTGCAGTAGGAACGACAGAAAGAGAAGATGTATCCAGAATAACTTTGACGGTGGAAGGAGATGATTACATCGTCACACAGATGATGAGGCAACTTAATAAGCTTATAGATGTCTTAAAAGTACAAAATATAGGGGCAAGGGACAATGTTTCTCGAGAATTGGTGCTAGTTAAAGTAGGTTACGATTCAAATACGAGAGATGATATAATGCATATTGTAGAAACCTTTAGAGCAAAAGTTATAGACATTTCTATTGACTCATTAATCATAGAACTTACAGGAGATAATGAAAAGATAAACGCTTTTATAAATTTAATAAATAAGTTTGACGTAAAAGAACTTGTAAGGACAGGACTTGTATCTTTAGAAAGAGGTAATAAAACATTAAAAGAATTTGAGGGGGAATTGTAATGGCAAAGATGTATTATGATAAAGATGCAGATTTAAATTTACTTAAAAATAAGAAGATTGCAATAATAGGTTTTGGAAGTCAAGGTCATGCTCATGCACTAAATTTGAGAGATTCTGGACTTGATGTAGTAGTTGGCCTTTACGAGGGAAGTAAATCAAAAGAAAGGGCAGAAAAAGAAGGACTGCGAGTTTATACAGTTGAGGAAGCAGCTAAAGTAGCGGATATCATAATGATGCTGATACCTGATGAAAAGCAAGCAAAAGTGTATAAAGAAAATATCGAAAAGAATCTGACAGAGGGTAAAGCTCTTGCTTTTGCTCATGGCTTTAACATTCATTTTAGACAAATTGTTCCTCCTAAAAATGTGGATGTGTTCATGGTGGCTCCCAAGGGTCCGGGACACCTTGTAAGGAGAGTATACCAAGAAGGAAAAGGGGTTCCGAATCTTGTAGCAGTATATCAGGATTACACAGGGAAAGCTTTTGACGTAGCTTTGGCTTATGCGAAAGGTATAGGCGGTACAAGGGCAGGTGTTATTGAGACCACCTTTAAAGAGGAGACAGAGACAGATCTTTTCGGAGAACAAGCGGTGCTTTGCGGAGGAGTCACCGAACTTATGAAGGCAGGATTTGAAACATTGGTGGAAGCAGGTTATCAGCCAGAAATAGCTTATTTTGAATGTGTACATGAAATGAAACTTATAGTTGACCTCATATACGAAGGCGGTTTTAGTTATATGAGATATTCTATTTCGGATACTGCAGAATTTGGAGACTATATGACAGGTAAGAGGATAATAACAGAAGAAACTCGAAAAGAAATGAAAAAAGTTTTGTCAGAAATACAATCAGGGAAATTTGCAAAAGAGTGGCTTTTAGAAAATCAAGTTGGAAGACCACAGTACAATGCTATGAAAGATAAAGAGGCAAATCATCTTATTGAAAAAGTCGGCAAAGGTTTGAGAGAAATGATGGCTTGGATTAAAAAAGAATGAATAAGGAGGTAGATAGGCGATGGGGGTCAAAAGAGTCATTGTTTTTGACACTACGTTACGAGATGGTGAGCAGACTCCTGGTGTCAACTTTAACATTAACGATAAATTTGAAATAGCAAAACAGTTGGTATCTTTAGGAGTGGATGTTATAGAGGCAGGATTTCCAGCGGCTTCTAATGGAGACTTTGAATCAGTCAAAAATATAGCTGATAAATTGAAAGGTGTTACGGTTGCTGCAATGGCAAGGTCTGTAAAAGAGGATATAGACAGAGCTAGCAGCGCTTTGAAAAATGCTGAAAGGTCGAGATTACACGTTTTTATCGCAACTTCTGATATACATCTTAAATACAAACTTAAGATGTCAAGAGAAGAAATGCTTAAAAGAGCCGTTGAAATGATGAAATACGCAAAAGGAAAATTTGATGAGATTCAATTTTCAGCAGAAGATGCTTCAAGAACTGATTGGGACTTTTTGGTAAAAGTTTTTAGTGAGGTAATTGATGCAGGAGCAAATGTAATAAATGTGCCCGATACTGTAGGTTATGCGATGCCAAGAGAATTTGGAGAGCTTATAAAATACATTCGAAATAATGTTCCCAACATCGATGGAGTAATGATAAGTGCTCATTGTCACAACGATTTGGGGATGGCAGTGGCGAATTCTTTATCTGCCATAGAAAATGGTGCAACTCAGGTAGAAGTAACAGTAAACGGAATAGGAGAGAGGGCGGGAAATGCAGCTATGGAAGAGGTAGTAATGGCTTTAAATACGAGAAAAGACTATTTTGGTCTTGTTCACGGGATAAACACAAAAGAGATATATAACACAAGCAAATTGGTAAGTGAACTTACAGGAATTAAACTCCAACCTAATAAAGCAATTGTAGGTGCTAATGCTTTTAGGCATCAGGCGGGAATTCACCAACATGGAGTTATAAACAACAGAGCTACCTATGAAATAATGAAACCAGAAGATATTGGAATAATCCCAGATACTTTTGCATTAGGCAAGCTTTCAGGAAGAAATGCTTTTGAATTGAAAGTCAGACAATTGGGGTACAATCTTTCACCAGGAGAGTTAAATGATGCTTTTAGAAGGTTTAAAGATTTGGCAGACAGAAAAAAGGTCATTATCGATGAGGATATAAGATTTGTGGTAGAGGAGACATTAGAAGAGTTTAGAAGTTTTAAGGAGGGAGAAGCGTGGGCTTAACATTGACACAAAAGATATTTTCAGCAAAAGTTGGTAGAGAAGTCAAAGCAGGGGAGTTAATAGAAGTAGATGTAGATATGGTGTTAGGTAATGACGTCACTGCTCCTGTTGCTATAAAGGAGTTTGAAAAGATAGGAAAAGAAGTGTTTGATAAGACTAAAATCGCTCTTGTTCCTGACCATTTTGTCCCTAATAAGGACATAAAATCGGCGGAGCAAGTCAATATAGTAAGGAAATTTGCTAAAAAACACGGTATAGTAAATTTCTTTGAAGTAGGGCAAATGGGAATAGAGCACGCACTTTTACCCGAAAAAGGACTTGTGCTTCCTGGAGATGTTGTCATAGGTGCTGATTCCCATACTTGTACCTATGGGGCTCTTACCTGTTTTTCTACAGGAATTGGAAGCACTGACATGGCGGCGGCAATGGCGACAGGCAAGGCGTGGTTTAAAGTACCGGAAGCTATAAAATTTGTGTTAAAAGGCAATTTACAAAAATGGGTAAGTGGAAAAGATGTTATCTTGTATATAATCGGGAAAATAGGAGTTGACGGAGCTTTATACAAATCTATGGAATTTACAGGAAACATAAAAGCTTTGTCAATTGACGATAGATTCACAATTGCCAATATGGCGATTGAAGCAGGGGCTAAAAACGGTATTTTCGATTTTGACGAAATTACCGAAGCATATGTTAAAGGGAGAGCAAAAAGAGAATACAAAGTATTTGAAAGAGATGAAAATGCTGAGTACAGCGAGGTTTATGAGATAAATTTAGATGAAATAAGGCCTCAAGTAGCATTTCCTCATTTACCAGAAAATACTAAAAATATTGATGAGGTTGGAAAAGTGAAAATAGACCAAGTGGTTATTGGTTCTTGCACCAATGGACGTATATCAGACATGGAGATAGCTTATAAGATATTGAAAGGCAAAAAGGTTCATCCTGATGTAAGACTTTTAATTTTTCCTGCAACACAGGAAATATACTTAGAATGTGTTAAAAGAGGTTACATCGAAGAGTTTATAAAAGCAGGTGCGGCAGTTTCTACTCCTACTTGTGGCCCTTGCCTTGGAGGGCATATGGGAATTCTGGCTAAAGGAGAAAGGGCGTTAGCTACTACTAACAGAAATTTTGTAGGAAGAATGGGACATCCTGAGAGTGAAGTATACCTTTCAAGTCCAGCTGTTGCGGCGGCTTCGGCTATTGCAGGATATATCGTAAGTCCAGAGGAGGTAGAGTGATGCAAGGGAAAGCTATAAAATACGGAGACAATATAGATACTGATGTCATAATACCAGCAAGGTATTTAAACACATCAGACCCACAAGAATTAGCACAGCATTGCATGGAAGATTTAGACAAAGAGTTTAAAAACAAAGTTCAAGAAGGAGATATACTGGTTGTAGGTGAAAATTTTGGTAGTGGTTCTTCCAGAGAGCACGCGCCAATCGCTATTAAAGCATCTGGTATATCCTGTATAATTGCAAAATCTTTTGCGAGAATTTTTTACAGAAATGCTATAAATATAGGGCTTCCGATATTAGAGTGTAGAGAAGCGGTGGAGGGCATTGAAGAAGGTGATATTGTTTTGGTTGATACAGATAATGGCAGCATAAAAAATTTGACTAAAGGAACAGAATTTAAAGCTCAACCCTTTCCTGACTTCATAAAAGAAATAATGAAATATGGTGGACTTATAAATTATGTCAGAGAGAAGGTGTGACATTGTTTAAAATTGCTGTTTTGCCTGGTGATGGAATTGGACCTGAAGTCATAGAAGAAGGGTTAAAAGTTTTGTCTGCTATAGAAGACAAGTACAAACTTAAGTTTGATGTAAAAAAGTATCCTTTTGGGGGAGAAGCTATAGATAAATATGGTGTTCCCTATCCAGAAGAGACAAAAAATGCATGTCTTTCCAGCGATGTTGTTCTTTTGGGAGCGGTAGGAGGTCCTAAATGGGATGACCTTGAAGGAGATAAAAGGCCAGAGGCGGGTCTTCTGGCCTTAAGAAAAAGCCTAGGGGTTTATGCAAATCTAAGGCCTGCTGTTCTTTATCCTCCTTTAAAAGAAGCTTCTCCTTTAAAAAACGAGTTATTACAAGAGGGTTTAGATATTCTTGTGGTAAGAGAACTTACTGGTGGTATTTATTTTGGACCAAGGGCTACAATCGCTATAGACTATGGTTTTAAGGCTTATGATACAGAAGTGTACCAGACTTCAGAGATAGAAAGGATAGCGGTTATTGCCTTTGAAGCGGCTTTAAAGAGGAAAAAGAAAGTCACTTCTGTAGACAAGGCAAACATTTTAGATTCTTCAAGATTGTGGAGAAAAACAGTGGAAGAAATAAGTAAAAGATATCCTGAAGTAGAATTAAACCACATGTACGTAGATAATTGTGCTATGCAACTAATTAAAAATCCTTCTCAATTTGATGTAATTCTCACTTCCAATATGTTTGGCGATATATTAAGTGACGAGGCTTCCCAACTTACAGGTTCTATAGGTATGCTTCCTTCTGCTAGCTTAAGAGAAGATAAAGTGGGACTTTATGAACCTATACACGGTTCTGCTCCAGATATTGCTGGAACAAAGAAGGCCAATCCTTTAGCTACAATATTGTCAGTTGCTATGATGCTGGAATATTCTTTTGACCTTATAGATGCTGCTAATGACATAAAGGATGCAGTAAATAAAGTTTTAGAGGCAGGTTATAGGACTTTTGATTTAGGAAAAGGAATAATTTTAAATACTCAGGAGATGGGAGATAAAGTGGTAGAGTATGTAAAGGGGTGAGGAGAATGATAAGCGATAGCATAAAAAAGGGAGTTGAAAAGGCGCCGCATAGGTCACTTTTATATGCTTTAGGCTTGACTTATGAAGAGATAAAAAGGCCTATTATAGGAGTTGCAAACTCAAAAAATGAAATTATACCAGGTCATATGCATTTAGACAAAATAGCTGAAGCTGTAAAAGCAGGCATCAGAATGGCAGGAGGAACCCCTATAGAGTTTTCCACTATTGGTGTTTGTGATGGCATTGCCATGAACCATAAAGGTATGAAATACTCTTTAGGGAGTAGAGAACTTATTGCAGATAGCATTGAAATCATGGCAATGGCCCACGGTTTTGACGGGCTTGTGCTTATACCTAATTGCGACAAAATAGTGCCGGGAATGCTTATGGCAGCAGCACGACTTAATATTCCTGCAATAGTTGTAAGCGGAGGCCCAATGCTTGCAGGAAATTATAATGGAGATACCTGTGATTTGAGCAGTGTTTTTGAGGCGGTAGGGGCTCACAAGGTTGGTAAAATCACTGAGGAAGACCTATACAGGATAGAGCTTAACGCTTGCCCTACCTGTGGTTCCTGCTCTGGTATGTTTACCGCAAATACTATGAATTGCTTGACAGAAGCTTTAGGAATGGGACTTCCAGGAAATGGCACAATTCCAGCTGTTTATTCTGAAAGGATAAGACTTGCAAAACAAGCTGGAATGAAAATCATGGAGCTTGTAGAGAGAGGAATTAAACCTTCCGATATACTTACAAAAGAGGCATTTATAAACGCCTTTAGTTTAGACATGGCTTTAGGTGGTTCTACAAATACAGTATTGCACTTAAAAGCTATAGCTCATGAGGCAGGGGTAGATATACCTTTAAATGAGATTAATGAGATTAGTACAATAGTACCTAATTTATGTAAATTAAGTCCTGCAGGGAAATACCACATAGAGGACCTTTATTTTGCAGGCGGAATTTCAGCTGTTTTAAAAGAGCTGACGAAAGCTGATCTCATAAATACTGAAGTGTTAACAGTTACAGGAAAGACATTGGGAGAGAATATAAAAGACGCGAAAATTTTAAATCATGATGTGATAAGGCCAATAGACAACCCTTACAGCAGTACTGGAGGTCTTGCGATACTGTACGGGAACATTGCAAGAGAAGGAGCTGTTGTAAAAGCATCTGCTGTAGCAAAAGAGATGTTAAGACATGAAGGACCAGCAAAGGTATTTAATTCTGAAGAAGAGGCTATTGAAGCAATATATGGTGGGAAAATACA contains:
- the leuB gene encoding 3-isopropylmalate dehydrogenase, encoding MFKIAVLPGDGIGPEVIEEGLKVLSAIEDKYKLKFDVKKYPFGGEAIDKYGVPYPEETKNACLSSDVVLLGAVGGPKWDDLEGDKRPEAGLLALRKSLGVYANLRPAVLYPPLKEASPLKNELLQEGLDILVVRELTGGIYFGPRATIAIDYGFKAYDTEVYQTSEIERIAVIAFEAALKRKKKVTSVDKANILDSSRLWRKTVEEISKRYPEVELNHMYVDNCAMQLIKNPSQFDVILTSNMFGDILSDEASQLTGSIGMLPSASLREDKVGLYEPIHGSAPDIAGTKKANPLATILSVAMMLEYSFDLIDAANDIKDAVNKVLEAGYRTFDLGKGIILNTQEMGDKVVEYVKG
- a CDS encoding biotin/lipoyl-containing protein; the protein is MVIFNNQKTENNQNSWIFVRPGISPREIVQKVRELPGVCFVSVGMRDAGQSDYKNRLRIYDLETLAPYYNEMGLFSAECHGGARWHVGIMNRRESPFEEIAILRKLMPNVLLQTLIRETNLWGYRPYPKNIIEHVVSVVDIDVWRCFSFLNDVRNMRTVAEVVMKRERLFEPAISYTVAPWFDTQYYLKVVDEIVALCGGVDEIILCIKDMAGVGTVKSITELIDAIKQKYPELVINYHRHITDGLAIPVLLAAARAGAKILDVEEDTIVRFYGHSPILAVEAMLREEGIPVHLNRSSAEKAVQKVREWIRDYEWAESPFKGFDHMVTRHKMPGGAFPSSFEQAEKGGFLFLMPYILEVMSLYNQIVKYFDVTPGSQITWVTCSGIVNKYAKEKGEAGIKHVIGLLRKFVEEKNQNFNAMEPEEQAELLTLFRGAPGDFKNLILGHYGMLPVGWPADWVYQSTFGDEWQEKIKERKETSPLESIPDEDLSTLRKQLDEELGRPATEEEFILYLMHPKDAIDFIKFREKYGDAPLVLPTKVWREGLKKPGDKVDFELDDKPYTIELVSIGNETDGVIHVVLKVNNKTKVFNVETPRARKTEIRRATKPNEIGSPINGTVWRIGNPQRGTLKVGDIVRKGEEIANIEAMKMENPILAPFDAQIAEICVKVNQMVGEGQLLFVLQPLEKTT
- the leuC gene encoding 3-isopropylmalate dehydratase large subunit, with amino-acid sequence MGLTLTQKIFSAKVGREVKAGELIEVDVDMVLGNDVTAPVAIKEFEKIGKEVFDKTKIALVPDHFVPNKDIKSAEQVNIVRKFAKKHGIVNFFEVGQMGIEHALLPEKGLVLPGDVVIGADSHTCTYGALTCFSTGIGSTDMAAAMATGKAWFKVPEAIKFVLKGNLQKWVSGKDVILYIIGKIGVDGALYKSMEFTGNIKALSIDDRFTIANMAIEAGAKNGIFDFDEITEAYVKGRAKREYKVFERDENAEYSEVYEINLDEIRPQVAFPHLPENTKNIDEVGKVKIDQVVIGSCTNGRISDMEIAYKILKGKKVHPDVRLLIFPATQEIYLECVKRGYIEEFIKAGAAVSTPTCGPCLGGHMGILAKGERALATTNRNFVGRMGHPESEVYLSSPAVAAASAIAGYIVSPEEVE
- a CDS encoding 2-isopropylmalate synthase, which codes for MGVKRVIVFDTTLRDGEQTPGVNFNINDKFEIAKQLVSLGVDVIEAGFPAASNGDFESVKNIADKLKGVTVAAMARSVKEDIDRASSALKNAERSRLHVFIATSDIHLKYKLKMSREEMLKRAVEMMKYAKGKFDEIQFSAEDASRTDWDFLVKVFSEVIDAGANVINVPDTVGYAMPREFGELIKYIRNNVPNIDGVMISAHCHNDLGMAVANSLSAIENGATQVEVTVNGIGERAGNAAMEEVVMALNTRKDYFGLVHGINTKEIYNTSKLVSELTGIKLQPNKAIVGANAFRHQAGIHQHGVINNRATYEIMKPEDIGIIPDTFALGKLSGRNAFELKVRQLGYNLSPGELNDAFRRFKDLADRKKVIIDEDIRFVVEETLEEFRSFKEGEAWA
- the ilvN gene encoding acetolactate synthase small subunit — translated: MHIISVLVNNHPGVLSRVVGLFSRRGYNIESLAVGTTEREDVSRITLTVEGDDYIVTQMMRQLNKLIDVLKVQNIGARDNVSRELVLVKVGYDSNTRDDIMHIVETFRAKVIDISIDSLIIELTGDNEKINAFINLINKFDVKELVRTGLVSLERGNKTLKEFEGEL
- a CDS encoding acetyl-CoA carboxylase biotin carboxylase subunit yields the protein MKRLINKILVANRGVPAVRVMNTCRDKKIKTVAVYSTPDRLAYHVFLADEAIHIGEGPPTDSYLNMEKIIDAALKTGADAIHPGWGFLAENPKFAQAVQDAGLIWIGPPPKVIELMGDKTRAKKIAQRANVPTIPGISNVKSTEEVLRWMKEEEITFPIMIKAAAGGGGKGMVKVESEEELSVALEKARSEAKKAFGDDTLLVEKYIERGRHIEVQVIADQYGNVVHLFERECTIQRRNQKIIEEAPSPTLDPSLRQEICFTAVRLMRKIGYYSAGTVEFIFDSKTQQFYFLEVNTRLQVEHGVTELITGLDIVSLMIDIAEGKKLPFTQEDIHPNRWAMEVRVNAEDPRTFSPSFGSITRLEIPQGPGIRAASGVYEGADVPPYYDSLITLVMSAGTDRYDAIRVMDRALSRGLRVEGIKTNAPLLLSIIRHPKFIEGEFSTRFIEEHFEELLSMFKEKTTDDEALKIAQYIAMVSALGPQSWM
- the ilvC gene encoding ketol-acid reductoisomerase — encoded protein: MAKMYYDKDADLNLLKNKKIAIIGFGSQGHAHALNLRDSGLDVVVGLYEGSKSKERAEKEGLRVYTVEEAAKVADIIMMLIPDEKQAKVYKENIEKNLTEGKALAFAHGFNIHFRQIVPPKNVDVFMVAPKGPGHLVRRVYQEGKGVPNLVAVYQDYTGKAFDVALAYAKGIGGTRAGVIETTFKEETETDLFGEQAVLCGGVTELMKAGFETLVEAGYQPEIAYFECVHEMKLIVDLIYEGGFSYMRYSISDTAEFGDYMTGKRIITEETRKEMKKVLSEIQSGKFAKEWLLENQVGRPQYNAMKDKEANHLIEKVGKGLREMMAWIKKE
- the leuD gene encoding 3-isopropylmalate dehydratase small subunit encodes the protein MQGKAIKYGDNIDTDVIIPARYLNTSDPQELAQHCMEDLDKEFKNKVQEGDILVVGENFGSGSSREHAPIAIKASGISCIIAKSFARIFYRNAINIGLPILECREAVEGIEEGDIVLVDTDNGSIKNLTKGTEFKAQPFPDFIKEIMKYGGLINYVREKV
- the ilvD gene encoding dihydroxy-acid dehydratase codes for the protein MISDSIKKGVEKAPHRSLLYALGLTYEEIKRPIIGVANSKNEIIPGHMHLDKIAEAVKAGIRMAGGTPIEFSTIGVCDGIAMNHKGMKYSLGSRELIADSIEIMAMAHGFDGLVLIPNCDKIVPGMLMAAARLNIPAIVVSGGPMLAGNYNGDTCDLSSVFEAVGAHKVGKITEEDLYRIELNACPTCGSCSGMFTANTMNCLTEALGMGLPGNGTIPAVYSERIRLAKQAGMKIMELVERGIKPSDILTKEAFINAFSLDMALGGSTNTVLHLKAIAHEAGVDIPLNEINEISTIVPNLCKLSPAGKYHIEDLYFAGGISAVLKELTKADLINTEVLTVTGKTLGENIKDAKILNHDVIRPIDNPYSSTGGLAILYGNIAREGAVVKASAVAKEMLRHEGPAKVFNSEEEAIEAIYGGKIQKGDVVVIRYEGPKGGPGMREMLSPTSALAGMGLDKDVALITDGRFSGATRGASIGHVSPEAMEGGEIAIIEDGDIIEIDIPARKINVKLTDEEIKERMKRWVRPEPKIKTGYMARYAEQVTSANTGAVFKGGGI